Proteins encoded within one genomic window of Balaenoptera ricei isolate mBalRic1 chromosome 10, mBalRic1.hap2, whole genome shotgun sequence:
- the LGALS2 gene encoding galectin-2 isoform X2: MNMDMKEGTTLKIKGKIADDADGFVINLGQGTNKLNLHFNPRFGESTVVCNSRDGNSWGQEQRDSHMCFSPGSEVKLLVTFENNEFKVKLPDGHQLTFPNRLGHDHLSYLSVQGGFNISSFKLD, translated from the exons ATGAACATGGACATGAAGGAGGGGACAACCCTGAAGATCAAGGGCAAGATCGCAGATGATGCTGATGG CTTTGTGATTAATCTGGGCCAGGGGACAAATAAACTGAACCTGCATTTCAACCCACGTTTCGGTGAATCCACTGTTGTCTGCAACTCACGGGATGGCAACAGCTGGGGGCAGGAGCAACGGGACAGTCACATGTGCTTCAGCCCGGGATCAGAGGTCAAG CTCCTCGTGACCTTCGAGAACAACGAATTCAAGGTGAAGCTGCCAGACGGGCACCAGTTGACCTTTCCCAACAGGCTGGGCCACGACCACTTGAGCTACCTGAGTGTGCAGGGCGGGTTCAACATCTCCTCCTTCAAGCTAGACTGA
- the LGALS2 gene encoding galectin-2 isoform X1 yields MSGKFEIMNMDMKEGTTLKIKGKIADDADGFVINLGQGTNKLNLHFNPRFGESTVVCNSRDGNSWGQEQRDSHMCFSPGSEVKLLVTFENNEFKVKLPDGHQLTFPNRLGHDHLSYLSVQGGFNISSFKLD; encoded by the exons ATGTCG GGGAAATTTGAGATTATGAACATGGACATGAAGGAGGGGACAACCCTGAAGATCAAGGGCAAGATCGCAGATGATGCTGATGG CTTTGTGATTAATCTGGGCCAGGGGACAAATAAACTGAACCTGCATTTCAACCCACGTTTCGGTGAATCCACTGTTGTCTGCAACTCACGGGATGGCAACAGCTGGGGGCAGGAGCAACGGGACAGTCACATGTGCTTCAGCCCGGGATCAGAGGTCAAG CTCCTCGTGACCTTCGAGAACAACGAATTCAAGGTGAAGCTGCCAGACGGGCACCAGTTGACCTTTCCCAACAGGCTGGGCCACGACCACTTGAGCTACCTGAGTGTGCAGGGCGGGTTCAACATCTCCTCCTTCAAGCTAGACTGA